In a single window of the Gammaproteobacteria bacterium genome:
- a CDS encoding EAL domain-containing protein, which produces VLDLDRFKAINDTLGHDHGDILLHAVAQRLKDCVRAEDTVARAGGDEFAIILADVDGPQDAARVAAKVLESFRHPFHVREQELFISTSIGITLYPGDGTDTQTLLKNAGAAMDRAKEKGKNAYQFYTANMNSQAMTRLTLENRLRRALERDEYVLHYQPIVDVASGKITSVEALIRWRHAQSGLVPPAEFIPLLEDTGLIVPVGEWVLRTACAQAKLWQTVNPCVIGMSVNLSARQFNDPQLSELIGQILADADLEPHLLELEITESMLMQSVEIAIDTLNALHGMGVRLAIDDFGTGYSSLSYLRRFPIHSLKIDRSFVDGVTTNPDDAAIADAILALAHTLNLRVIAEGVETEEQLQYLRSRRCDMVQGYLLSKPLPAEEITRMLREDKRL; this is translated from the coding sequence GGGTTCTCGACCTGGACCGCTTCAAGGCAATCAACGACACACTGGGCCACGATCATGGCGATATCCTGTTACATGCCGTGGCGCAAAGACTGAAAGACTGCGTCCGCGCCGAAGACACCGTGGCGCGGGCAGGTGGCGATGAATTCGCCATTATCCTCGCGGACGTCGATGGGCCCCAGGATGCCGCGCGGGTGGCCGCAAAAGTGCTGGAGTCATTCCGGCATCCATTCCATGTTCGAGAGCAGGAGCTGTTTATCTCGACGAGCATCGGCATCACACTCTACCCCGGCGACGGTACCGACACACAAACTCTATTGAAAAACGCTGGGGCGGCCATGGACCGCGCCAAGGAAAAGGGCAAGAACGCCTATCAGTTCTACACAGCCAACATGAATAGCCAGGCCATGACGAGACTGACCTTGGAAAACCGCTTGCGCCGCGCCCTGGAACGCGACGAGTACGTGTTGCACTACCAGCCCATCGTGGATGTCGCCTCCGGGAAGATCACCAGCGTCGAGGCGCTGATCCGATGGAGGCATGCGCAGTCAGGGCTGGTTCCACCGGCAGAGTTCATTCCCCTATTGGAAGACACCGGGCTGATCGTGCCCGTCGGCGAATGGGTATTGCGCACCGCCTGCGCCCAAGCCAAGCTCTGGCAGACGGTAAACCCCTGCGTCATCGGCATGTCCGTCAATCTCTCTGCCCGACAATTCAATGACCCACAACTATCAGAACTGATTGGCCAGATCCTGGCAGACGCTGACCTTGAGCCGCACCTGCTGGAGCTGGAAATCACCGAAAGCATGCTCATGCAATCAGTCGAAATAGCCATCGACACCCTGAACGCTCTTCACGGGATGGGAGTGAGACTTGCCATAGATGATTTCGGTACTGGCTATTCCTCGCTCAGCTACCTGCGGCGCTTTCCTATACACAGCCTGAAAATCGACCGCTCCTTTGTGGATGGAGTTACCACAAATCCCGACGATGCCGCTATTGCCGATGCCATCCTCGCGCTGGCGCATACCCTGAATTTACGAGTGATCGCCGAGGGAGTGGAAACAGAAGAACAACTGCAATATCTCCGCTCCAGGCGCTGCGATATGGTGCAAGGTTACCTGCTCAGCAAACCGCTGCCTGCCGAAGAAATCACGAGAATGTTACGGGAAGACAAGCGCCTTTGA
- the rsmA gene encoding 16S rRNA (adenine(1518)-N(6)/adenine(1519)-N(6))-dimethyltransferase RsmA — translation MQHIPRKRFGQNFLHDDSVIQRIVTVVNPRPGQHIVEIGPGKGALTQHLLRETGSMDVVELDRDLIPVLERVCAGQGELRIHSADALRFDFAALAADGRPLRVVGNLPYNISTPLLFHLIDQIGCVQDMHFMLQKEVVERMAAQPGGKDYGRLSVMIQYYCAVELLFIVGPGAFTPAPKVDSAIVRLVPHEKPLVQVANQANFARLVKQAFSQRRKTLRNTLKGLLTEEQIRAEGIDPGLRSEVLSLAQFARLSNLLPAAP, via the coding sequence ATGCAACATATCCCACGCAAACGCTTCGGCCAGAATTTCCTGCATGATGACAGCGTAATTCAACGCATTGTCACCGTAGTCAATCCCCGTCCGGGCCAACATATCGTGGAAATCGGCCCAGGCAAGGGCGCGCTCACCCAGCACCTTCTGCGTGAGACGGGTAGTATGGATGTGGTGGAGCTGGATCGTGATTTGATTCCTGTGCTGGAGCGTGTGTGTGCCGGGCAGGGCGAATTACGCATCCACAGCGCTGACGCCCTGCGTTTCGATTTTGCCGCGCTGGCCGCCGATGGCAGGCCGTTGCGGGTAGTGGGTAATCTACCGTACAACATCTCCACACCGCTGCTGTTTCACCTGATCGATCAGATCGGATGCGTCCAGGATATGCACTTCATGCTGCAAAAAGAGGTGGTGGAGCGTATGGCGGCGCAGCCAGGGGGGAAGGATTACGGGCGCCTCAGCGTCATGATTCAATATTATTGTGCTGTCGAGCTGCTGTTCATAGTAGGCCCCGGTGCATTTACTCCCGCGCCCAAGGTTGATTCGGCGATTGTACGATTAGTGCCTCATGAAAAGCCGTTGGTGCAGGTCGCCAATCAGGCGAATTTCGCCCGTTTGGTCAAGCAGGCGTTTTCACAGCGCCGTAAAACATTGCGTAACACCCTCAAAGGACTGCTCACCGAAGAGCAGATTCGCGCCGAGGGTATTGACCCCGGCTTGCGTTCAGAGGTACTGAGCCTGGCGCAATTCGCCAGGCTCAGTAATCTTTTGCCTGCTGCCCCCTGA
- a CDS encoding SIMPL domain-containing protein (The SIMPL domain is named for its presence in mouse protein SIMPL (signalling molecule that associates with mouse pelle-like kinase). Bacterial member BP26, from Brucella, was shown to assemble into a channel-like structure, while YggE from E. coli has been associated with resistance to oxidative stress.): MKESNFLAGCVLLFTSITAITPSWAESTCNKSLFDRADLQAQSSREIDNDLMQVTLSVQKEDKNPARLADEINQTMSWALQTARASKDVVVKSGSYQTYPVYQTNGNTVGHWRATQQILLESTNTTTLTTLIGQLQTRLQIESMGFAVSPEKRRGAENSLIEAALAAFKTRADIVRANLNATSYRIVNISVNTSGEEFHRPMAGMVDRMSLAKTAAPAVEAGSSQIMVSVSGTVQLQ, from the coding sequence ATGAAAGAAAGCAATTTTCTCGCGGGCTGTGTGCTGCTTTTCACAAGTATAACCGCTATCACGCCGTCATGGGCTGAATCCACATGTAACAAGTCGCTGTTCGACCGGGCTGATTTGCAGGCACAGAGTTCACGGGAGATCGACAACGACCTCATGCAGGTTACACTGAGCGTGCAGAAGGAGGATAAAAACCCTGCGCGGCTGGCGGACGAGATCAATCAAACCATGTCATGGGCATTGCAAACCGCCCGCGCGAGCAAGGATGTCGTCGTCAAGAGCGGGAGTTACCAAACGTACCCCGTCTATCAAACCAACGGCAACACGGTGGGCCACTGGCGCGCCACCCAGCAAATTCTGCTGGAAAGCACCAATACAACCACTCTCACTACGCTGATAGGCCAACTGCAAACCCGCCTGCAAATCGAATCCATGGGGTTCGCCGTATCACCGGAAAAAAGGCGCGGGGCGGAAAACAGTCTGATTGAAGCGGCACTGGCCGCATTCAAAACGCGCGCCGATATCGTGCGCGCCAATCTGAATGCGACCAGTTACCGCATCGTCAATATTTCAGTCAACACATCGGGAGAGGAGTTCCACAGACCCATGGCTGGAATGGTAGACAGGATGTCTCTTGCGAAAACCGCCGCCCCGGCGGTGGAAGCGGGAAGCAGCCAGATAATGGTCAGTGTGTCCGGCACTGTTCAGTTGCAGTGA